In Gossypium arboreum isolate Shixiya-1 chromosome 5, ASM2569848v2, whole genome shotgun sequence, a single genomic region encodes these proteins:
- the LOC108453700 gene encoding vacuolar protein 8 has translation MGEEEQHQNSTESFMAMKAGLRQAIEVISSLIFLSHSIKVFSVKWQLIRQKLEELNSGLMAAENCDSSQNTQVFSGLIPSVLVTANECHNLARSCADLSYSGKLLMQSDLDVMIARFDSHVKNLSGIYSAGILSHGFAIVVSRPGLGAGKDDMRFYIRDLLTRMKIGDIEMKRQALVNLYQVVDEDERYAKLVVEVGDVVNVLVGFLDSPEMEIQEEASKIVSLLSGFDLYKGVLVGAGIIGPLVRVLENGSGLGKEGAARCLQRLTVNSDNAWSVSAHGGVTALLKICSSGEFGGELIGLACALLRNLVGVDEIKRFIVEEGAISTFIKFARSRDEIVQINSMEFLQNMASGDDSVRQMVVREGGIRALVRVLDPKSSTSSKTREVALRAIENLCFSSQSCINMLMNFGFINQLFFLLRNGEASVQELALKVTFRLCSASEEAKKAMGDAGFMPELLKLLDAKSYEVREMATEALSSLVSVPKNRKRFVQDDRNVGFLLQLLDQEDGISGNKKLLLSILMSLTNCNSGRRKIASSGYLKNIEKLAEAEVYDAKKLVRKLSTNRFRSILSGFWHS, from the coding sequence ATGGGAGAAGAAGAGCAACACCAAAACTCGACAGAATCTTTCATGGCAATGAAAGCTGGTCTCAGGCAGGCCATTGAGGTTATATCTTCTTTGATTTTCCTTTCTCATTCTATCAAAGTTTTCAGCGTTAAATGGCAGCTTATCCGACAGAAGCTTGAAGAGTTAAATTCAGGCTTAATGGCCGCTGAAAACTGTGATTCAAGCCAAAACACACAAGTCTTTTCTGGCTTGATCCCTTCCGTTTTGGTCACTGCAAATGAGTGTCATAATCTTGCAAGAAGCTGTGCGGATCTTTCCTACAGTGGCAAGCTCTTGATGCAAAGCGACCTTGATGTGATGATTGCAAGATTTGACAGCCATGTAAAGAATCTCTCTGGGATTTACAGTGCTGGGATTCTGAGCCATGGGTTTGCCATTGTGGTTTCAAGGCCTGGCCTTGGTGCTGGTAAAGACGACATGAGGTTTTACATAAGAGATTTGCTGACAAGAATGAAGATAGGCGACATAGAAATGAAAAGGCAAGCCTTGGTTAATTTATATCAAGTTGTGGATGAAGATGAGAGGTATGCTAAACTCGTAGTGGAGGTTGGTGACGTTGTGAATGTGTTAGTAGGCTTTCTTGATTCACCTGAGATGGAGATTCAAGAGGAGGCTTCAAAGATTGTATCTTTACTATCAGGGTTCGATTTGTACAAGGGGGTTTTGGTTGGAGCTGGGATTATTGGGCCTTTGGTTCGGGTTCTGGAAAATGGCAGTGGGTTGGGTAAAGAAGGAGCCGCTAGGTGTCTTCAGAGATTGACTGTTAATTCAGACAACGCATGGTCAGTGTCGGCTCATGGTGGGGTGACTGCCCTTTTGAAAATATGTTCAAGCGGTGAGTTTGGAGGGGAACTGATTGGTCTTGCTTGTGCGTTGTTGAGAAATCTTGTTGGGGTTGACGAGATAAAGAGGTTTATTGTTGAAGAAGGTGCCATTTCAACGTTCATCAAGTTTGCAAGATCAAGAGATGAAATCGTGCAGATAAATTCAATGGAGTTCCTTCAGAATATGGCTTCCGGAGATGACTCAGTTCGTCAAATGGTTGTTAGAGAAGGAGGGATCCGTGCATTAGTACGCGTTTTGGATCCGAAATCATCGACCTCTTCAAAGACAAGAGAGGTAGCATTGAGGGCAATTGAGAATCTATGTTTCTCTTCACAGAGTTGCATAAACATGTTGATGAATTTCGGGTTTATCAATCAACTGTTCTTCTTGCTACGCAACGGTGAGGCTTCGGTTCAAGAATTGGCACTGAAGGTAACGTTTAGGTTGTGTAGCGCATCAGAAGAGGCTAAAAAGGCAATGGGAGATGCCGGTTTCATGCCTGAACTTCTCAAATTGCTCGATGCAAAGTCATATGAAGTGCGTGAAATGGCAACCGAGGCACTCTCTAGCTTGGTATCGGTCCCAAAAAATCGAAAACGATTCGTTCAAGATGATCGGAACGTAGGCTTTCTTCTCCAGTTGCTTGATCAAGAGGATGGCATATCAGGTAACAAAAAGCTCTTACTCTCTATATTAATGTCATTGACAAATTGCAACAGTGGGAGAAGAAAAATTGCCAGTTCCGGATATCTAAAGAACATAGAAAAGCTCGCTGAAGCTGAAGTTTATGATGCCAAAAAACTTGTCAGGAAGTTGTCTACCAACAGATTTCGTAGTATTCTAAGTGGATTTTGGCATTCTTGA